In Spea bombifrons isolate aSpeBom1 chromosome 9, aSpeBom1.2.pri, whole genome shotgun sequence, the genomic stretch GTTCATAGTAGGAGGCCAGATTTTACAAGCTCTGTACTGCTGGGTTCCGATTTAACGCCCGTGTCTTCACCTATTATGAATGTTTTGGATCTAAGATGGATTGTACCTGGTGTGTTAATGAGGAGGACATAATAAAGAGGACtcaatatacaaaaaagaagAGGGATTTATTCTGGGCATGTGCGGGGGAAGGACTGAACGAAAGCTGAGCAGATGGTGGGAATGTGTCCCAGCAGATTGACTATGACTGCAATACCACATCCACGGTCCTTCACTTTCTCTTCATGTGTCTGGTGTAATAGTCATTACAAGCAATGGTGAGGCCGGCTATCAGAGAGAAGTAGCTGTGGAAGTTCACGCGTCCGTCGCGACATTGGTCAAGGTCCTTCATGATTTTGTCCACAGCCAGGGGGTCGTTCTGGTTCTGAAAGAAAAGACACTGGTTGGCACATGGAGCAGGGGATTGAATTGTACGCTTCGAGACCGAGGAGCTTCAAGAGTGAGCCCTGTATCATACTATACAGTCTTAAGCCCACTATGTTCCTTGTGGTTACTTTCTTGCCTTGCAGATTCCTGCCCTTTGTCTCTACTTCTGTCTTCTACACAAGGTTTGGGATTATACACGCTGGGTAACATGATGGGGCCCGCAGGCAAGGCAAGTTATTCCTTATCTGCAGAGCAGTTTGGCAGGAGGGTGACTGGGGATCTGTGTTTATCAGAAGGATGGGGCTGCCTAACCTTCCCATAGGGACTTGTTGTAGCACGCAAGCTAAGAGAGGACAATGCTGTCTCAAACTCACTGGAAGGCAGCTCTCATTACTCAACAGCTCCCATAACCCACGGCAGAACATCATTTCCTTTAGCTGTTAGTCTCCATTTATAGTGTTTTTGGACGTGGCTACAGAATATGTCAGAGCTTGGGAGAAATGAATGCTGATAATGCCGCAGAGCTGTGACCTCCCCAGCGTCACAGCCGGGCCGTGTTTCGCACCCACCTTCAGGAAGTCTCCAAACTCCTTCTCCATGAGCTTGTGGAGGTCGTCCTTGGTCATGTAGTTCTTGTCTCCAGCGTATTTATGGAAAGTGAACATCAGGGTCTCCATGGACTGCTCCAGCTCAGAGGGGACCACCATTTTGCAGATATGAACGGGGCGTACTGTGAATCAAAAAACAGGAGGGATTCAATGGAACGGCTGCTTTGGAAGACAGGTCCTCGTCATGATCCTCACATAAAGCTTATTTATCAACATGTGTTTGTTTCACACACTCCACAAAGGACTAAACTCTGATCACGTTCCCCGCAATACCAACCACGACAAGGTTACTCTGTTTCCGCCAAGCCGTCTATCATCGCAACATATATTCTCGCGCGCAGAGGTGCCCCTCTTTGGCCAATTATAAACtgatatttatgtaaatatagcACTAACGCAGCGTCGGTAACGTGAGACGGCTTCATCCTGTCTCTGTTCAGCACGAGCCTCTAATTGTAATGTTTGTTTGGTCGATCGATACGTCCTGCTCAGCGCTCAGGTGGGATCACACTGACTCACTTAGCAGGACAGGCTATTAACGGGAAGCTCTCAGCAGCCGGAACTTCTGGCGCAGGCTAATGGTGCAGATGGAGCCATCGATTGTTGATGGAGCGGGGCCTGCAGGCTACACCCAGGATAAAGGACACACTTATAAGACTAATAGGCCGGCTAtggtgaactacaattcccatcatcctttACCTTTCACACTTCATGAgattatataatgtgtgttgAACACAAGGTCCTCTGTTAATCCTCTCGGCCGCACGCTGACGCTCTGGCTTCGCACCCATAACGTGGTGTGACCGAAACGCCGAGCTGCCATTAAAagctgcatgtatgtgtaaatgtttccatttcttCACCCAGCCCCAGCTATTTGGAGTTTCCTATCTACATCAGATTTACGTCACTGGACTTTACAGAAAAGGGTTTGAACGAAGTGGCCAAAGGCATTTCTTTTTGGTGTCACACGAGGGCTCTGAGCGGCACCCAAAGGTGTCTGCCTCAGGCCCATCCCTGTATTCACAACTTCTTTGGTGTTCTGCAAGCAGGTCGGACTAGGAGCCGGTAATATGAATATACCAAATATTTATTGCTGCAGATTGCAGAGGACGTGAGTTTATCCCTGAGATGCCTCAGGCAGGGGGCGGCAAGGGAGGAGACGCCATAATCCAACAATGGCGTGTCTATAAAGGAACAGGTTTACGATTTGAACTGAGCCCACAGACACCGTTTAAATCTGCGGAATGGGTTTTTTAACGTCTCATTTTGTCTGCCTGACTTTCCAGACCCCTCACTGAAAAACTGCACCCCCGTATGGGGTCACggctttgttttaaagaaactATATAATTTAAAGAACATTATAGATATCTACAGGGAATGTATGATAATGGAGTTTTTTCTGTAGCAGGAACACGTGGCCCTTGGCACTCCAGCTTTTGGAGGGCCCACCATCGTGAAAACTGGTGTTCACACAAAAGACGCAGAGGATCCCAGACTTGGTCATGTGGCTAGTAACGTAAAGGTTTTAATCTTTAGTGCCACAGGTTGGAGATCAGGGACAGGTGGGGTGTTGGCTGATCTGGGAATGCTCCATGCAGGATTCATTACAAGCATCCCAAGAATTCGGAGCACCGCACCCTGCTCACCGCCAACTGATAAATCAAACACTGCCGAGCCTCTCAGAGAATCCGGCTAATCTCCCAGCCGGCAAAAGGATCACCTAGAGTAATGTGTGAGCGGTAACCAGCGTGTGCCCGCCTCAAACACCTTAAATCGGCGCTTTAAATCTCAAaatcagcaaaataaataatccaCCGTCACAGGGGGAGACCTGGTGTCTCTACGCCTCATGCCCAGCGAGGTTTGAATGAAGCACCTTACCTCTCAGTCACATGTAACACCTGTTTGGGAGCAGAGCTGTCCGTCACCAACGCATTTTACTTACCAAACCCCGTTACACATAGCAGTAATACAATGGTGGCTGCCGCAGTCTCCATTAGCCACATACACAAAGCCTCCATAAAAAAGATTCAGATTTGGggacatttgtgaaaaaatgatgTCAGAAATGCAGATGGAGAAAGAGTCTCATAATCTGGTTTGAGCCGCCACTCCTTACAGACAAAGGTACCACTACCTGCAAACCAGAGGCATCTAGAACCCCGACTGCCGCAGACACTCCATCTCATTGTGCACCATAGCTCCCATCATGCATGGTTATTCACCATCTAatcatgatgggagttgtagtggaAAAGACTAGGAGGCTTTTGTTGCCCAGTCCTGCTCTCGGTATGTACTCCTACGACCTATGAActcatatatatacaatatacttcatgtaattattttggtattttgtaTCTCTATGCCGCATCACCCATCGCATTTCATATCGTTTCTGGGCAGAGCTTTTATCGGCACTTTGTGGTTTTTACATCTCTCCACACTTGTGGCTTTTTCTAGTGAAATCTTTGTGTCGACGGGGTTGCCTGGAAATGCACGGCACAGGCTGCCCCGTTCTGTAGCACTTGGCCAGAGCGATGCAGAAGCTCTGAGGATGCAGCATAGAGAGGGTACTGCCACGGGAGAGGGGCCACAGGGCAAGGGTGTGGCCCCAGATCTGCTCCAACATGGCGGCCTCACTCTGCTGGACCATCGACCCGGGGGTATTAGTCCGTTATTCTGCGTCTGCCACTCCCTTCCCTACACCTCTAATGCAAGTCATTACAACATATTATTACTAATCTAAGTGTAAAATGTAACCTCAGCCGGGGCTGCACCAACCCGCCTCTCACTTCCTGATTTAAGGCTTTATGCTTTTTTATGACAAAAGCCAGCTCGCTTTAACCCTTCCTTGGCATAATTtagagaaagggttaaagtccACTTTGTGAGGCAGAGTTAGTGCAGGAGGTTGGAGGCATGTGGCAGAAAATAACGTGCTTTGCATGAATCTCTTTTTAAAGAGCCTTATACACATCCCAGGCATTCGCTTGTAAGGCTGTCGCCCTTGGCTGCTCCCTAAAGGGCACTTAGTGGGTTAACATGAGTATGGATGGGCCAGAGAGCAGCAGGATTCCAGATCCTGTGTGAGGGAAGGGTGTGCCCTGGCGGGGAGGGATGTAAGGAGGGTATAAACGCGGCACCCTGCCAGCCTGTAACAAGAGCGCCCAACCAAGGGCAACATCTGGCTCAGGGCACTTTCCTCGTGCAGTCTCTGTACACCCCAGCCCTGCAGGACAGTGATATCCCAGTGAACTCACACATGTACCATCCACCACTGCTGCATGCATGCGCAGACCGCACCTGGCATACCAAGCCACAGCCCTGCTGGATTAACCCCCTTTTGTCTGTGTATTGGAGGTAGCCCTCCAGCTGTCATAGATCTACAGCTGATGAGAGTCATAATTTCCACATGAGCTGGAGAACAGTCACAGCAAATTTACTAGTGGCCCTTCCTGTATTATTCCGGTTGGAGTCATGTTAAAAGTGCATTTAAGGTTTAAATGTTCTTGTTGCCCCTTTACTGTGTGCACCCTGTGGGAGAGGTCCCCATGTAACTGGCCCCCCTGCATTATGCCAGGATAGACTCACCGTGCGCAGATGATCAGGGTGTGTTGAAGGCTCCAGGTCCTGTGCTCAGTCAAGTGAGTGCTGGGTTCGCCTGCGTCTGCAGTTTGATGGGTGGGAAGGACTCCCCGTGTGTAGGGCCGCCCCTGAAATCTGAGGCTTCTCTGAGTCACTTCCCGATCCCTGCCAACCTCCCAGCTCCTCTCTCCCACTCCTGgaagattcatttttttgtgtctttGTTTCAAGGAAGATTTCCCCAGTCCTGGAATTTTTGAAGCCATTCCCCTCCCTTCCACTCCCATGGTATGCCTGAGGCGCAGAGGAATGTATAGGTGTGTGAGCTGTCGCTGCGGTACCTCCGACTTGGCAGGGAGCTAAGATGCACCCATGGACTGGGGTAATAGTGTGTGCCCTGAGACATAGTCTGCCGTTATATGACTAGACAGTCAGCTCCTTGGCATAGAGTCTGCCATTATACCACTAGACTGTAAGCGCCTTGGGATTGAGTCTCACGTTAtgccgctagactgtaagctccttgggacagagTCTCAcgttataccgctagactgtaagctcctcgGGACAGAGTCTTACGTTATACCACTATATAGTGTAAGCGCCTTATGTCAGGGTCTCGCCTTAAAGGCTGGGCGTCTCAAAGTGTAAACCCCGGACTATTTCCCATGCACCTCTCCCCGGGTACATGCATAGAAGGCACGGGGCAGTCACTATCAGCCGATTCTCTCCTGTTCCTGTAAATACTTTTAGCCGTCTCAATAACTCTTCTGACCCCTCCTGTACCCGCTCACATGATCTCATGTCAGGAGTTTAGCAGCTTCCTCGTTGTTGTATGTGATCCCATATAAATGTAACTCTCTGAAACCTTTTGCTGAAACCTTTTGGGTGTCACAcggcatgtttttcttttaaacgaTTCAGCGGTTGTTAGTAACTTGCTGGCATGACATAGGTTGTGCCATAAATGGGTTTCACCTAAAGTAATCTGATCTACAAAAGCCTGTGCGGAACACCTACAGAAATAGAAACCGGCCATTATCCTGACCCCCCGTAACTAACATACGGACTGTCACACATTTACAtgaacacattcatgctcacacactctaacatttaCATACATCCCTCTTCGCCGTTTACCTTCTGTGTAAACAGCCTTCCTTTTCCAACAGGATCATGTAATATCATGTGACCCCGCTGCATTCTCTCCTCTGCAAGTGGAATGGCCTCATTGTGAAGACTTTTGGCCACCCTGCCCCTGGTTCATAACCGTTGGCAGCATGCACCCAACCTACCATCActatcttatttttaataactggCAGTACTTGGCTGATTTGCAAAACAGGTTCTAAAGGCAACTGAtttgaaaacaatttaaaaaaaattatcttagAATAAAAAGTCAAATAATATAGAAGTATGTATTGTAACaaagtagtattttttattgttctccGTTGCACGCCGGTAAACGCTCGGTGACTGGTCCCAAGCCAGCCGTCACAGCTTAAACACAGTCAATGTAACTTTCCGATTCAGCCCACTTTCTTTCTCCAGATCCTTGGCTCCGAAACATTTTATTAGAACAAAACAGACAGATTTAGACAGTCGGAATTTGAAATGCAAGACGGCACGGCTGTTGCCCTCAGACCCTCTTGAGATGCTTCAAGAGAGCCTCGTGGCAGGCCACCATCATCCCTCCAATCAGATTCATGAACTCCTGGAAGTTCAGCTCTTTGTCTTGTTTACCATCCACACCTCCGTCCACGGACTCCATGAGCTTACGCACAATATTTGGGTCCTTCTGGTTCTGGAAAGCAAAGCAGACATTTAGGAGGAAAATTGCCTGTACCACAGTCCTTATCAATGAAGAAATGGTCCACAAAGATCCAAACAGACCCAGAGATCTCACACAAAAGAAGATCCAATTATGCAAATGAGCCAGGCCAGTGACATCTTACAGAGGACGACAGTGAGCCATAGGAGATAAAAAGGTGCATACATTGTACGCCACGGCTGGAATCATTAAGAAACAGACTGAAATGGGCCATAAATCAACATGGTCAGCACCTTCACAAATGACCACTGATTTCTCTATCTCTGGATAGTTAGAGAGGAAAAACCGATGTGTTTCAAAGCAAGCATGGAATCTGAATGATATCTGTAACAGAGGCAGCACCAATACCATGTGTTACAGCCTAACGATGAACGACAAGTAATAAAACAAGGTCCTCTCTTGTGGAAGTGGATAAGTGCTGGATGAGAAGCTGGATTCCAGCCCTCCAGATTGTGTTCACAATACTCCACCTAGTGGCAAGATTGTGCCCTGCATACATTAACCTCTTCCATACTTATCTGGACAACCCTTACGGCTATGAGCGTAAAATCTGTATCCTTGGAATTATCTCAAAGCAACAAGCTAAGGCCACGTTCATTTTATATGACAGActtgaaagaaaagcattgtATAGAAGGCATACAGCAGcccaaaataaagcattttaaacgTTGACACAAGCTACTCTTTTCCAGGCATAAAGAATAGGGAGATATACTTACGTCAGTGAAAGATTTCAGCTCCGTTTTCATAAAGGCCTCAAACTCTGTGTAGTTCATTTGATTTTTGTCGCCTTTCTTGCCCGCATAATGTTGGAATACCCTGATAATGCTCTCCATGGCAGTTTCCATTTCCGTCGGAGGGATGAGCGGGGTTGGTTGCTGAGGGTTAGAGTAAAATTATACTTTGATGGAAGATAATACACTCCAAGCCCCCAAACCATAACTGGACCTTCACCTTCTGTACAGTGGACCTGTCCCACCATTTAGGGTTTTTAACATGTTCTCGATAGGCCTGCTCAATACAAACACTGGTTGGACTTTAATACCTTTTTAAAAGCAGGAGTCTTGGATAAAGCATCATGACAAGCCACCATCATCCCACCGATGAGATTGAGGAACTCCTGGAAGTCGAGCTGCTTGTCTTGCTTTCCGTCCACACCGCCGTCCACCGAGTTCATCATTTTCTGCACAATGTTGGGGTCTTTCTGGTTCTGATAAACAGCAGGTTAATAAAAACCCAGGGATGTCTGCCCCAGGAATCATGAGAGTAAAAAAGCGAGAGGAAGAGCGAGCGATTACCAGGACGGAGACTCCGTGAAGGCGGtgcagaagacagaagagaggaAAGGGCTCATTCCCAACGGGTCGGCAAACTTAGAAAAAGCCTCTGAGATAAGAAGCAGATCTAACGATTTGAGAGTAAGCAGAAAGACATATTAAACCATAAATAGATACCCCAGGCCGTCCAGCACTATATTAAAGGATGTCAGGAAGCAGCCATTGGTGTCaccccagcagaggtggttataATATGGGTTGATGCAGCTTAGAAATGGGCACTTGTGCCGGGCGGCACTCAAGGAACTCCCACTAGCTCTTACATCTGTGAAGGAGCGAAGCTCTGTCTTCATGAAGCTCTCAAACTCGGTGTAGTCCATGGCACCCTGGCTTCCTTGCTTGCCGGCGTACCGCTGAAATATCGTAATAATCTTCTCCATGGACCGCTCCATCTCTGTGGGGGGTGACTTCCTCATTTCAGCCTGTGTGTGAGAAGTACGGGTTATGGGTCAGATTTTTGTGTTACCCTGAACAGCACACGCAGAAGGCTCCTTCACCACTGAAGCCCACCAGGAATGTGGAATGGCCACGGTGGATGGCATGTGCTCTACGTTGGCTCGGACATCAatggaaataatttttattCGTAGCGGTGTTAATGGCCTTCCAGATACTCAGCCTATACATCATTTATAGTTAATGTGGGGAGatatagctatacattatacaggacttCCTAATGCATAGTGAGTTCAGAGAGACGGAATGCTTAACTATAAATTGTTTAGTAAGTACACTCTTATTTCCCCTGGCATCTGTTATCACAAGGAGACCCTGAAACCCTGCCCTACTTTTTGCCCCACTGGTGCTTTCTCAGACCCTGTCCTGTTTGGCTGTGGTTCTAACATgtctcctagcagcagcatatCATCATGAAACATACGTGAAACCTTGGCATTCCTGGGGTTTACAGGAACAAACACGCAGCCACTCGTCCGACTGCAAACATTAGACCAGCAGAAGGAAGAGGACGTTCCCGGGGCCGGGACGGGAGGTAGACCTGGGGGTGAACACTCCCTACACAATGGTCACCAAGATGcaaactacaaaaaaacagcaactcaatgggccgaatgggccttatctgccagcaggttctgggtttctatgtaactatgatgtcatacacagaAAGACTTACTTCCTGTGTCGTTTATAGCAACCTCTTTTTTTAGGAAGCCACAGGAAGGACAATGCCGCTGAAGATTTCTACCCCAGCCTGCTGAAGCTGTATCGGATCTTATCACAGAGTGCGTTTTCATCTATGAGTTTACGAGTCCGCGCAGGCTAACCGCCCTGACTGGAGATTAAGCAAAAGCATTTGGGATCCTCCTCATCCCAGCAAAGAGCAGAAGACTCATACCCGTCACCTTCATAACGTCTTCCTCTGTGTGGGGCTAAGAAGAAGTCTAATGAAGGTCCGTCCCAAACTCCGTAACCTGGGGAAGATTAAAGGAACCCAACCAAAGCTTCAGCAACTGAACTCTATGAGCTTAACCCTACCAGGGACACAAAACCATACACAGCCCGTACATCTGGCAGCCAGCTGGTTAATAAACACTGCAATGCATTCTGAATAAAAGAGGAAAtggattgttttttgttttaggttTTCATCCTCTGGTCCTGGTTCACTACGGTGTGCTAGAAGCTATCACTGCTTGGTAACGTCTCTGTGTATAGAGAATGAGTCAGAGGAAACCAGTAACAGAGTCGCTAAAATTACTGAGAATGTAAAGCCACAGACATGATGCCagatgccttaaccccttaacaacagGGCAGGAGGAGGTCATTGCATTCTGGCCCTTTCTGGCACCAAACGGACCATGCAGAACCCAGTTGTGCAACAAAAGATTACAATGCCAAGCGCTGAACACTAAATAACCCGGATCCCTTAATCTGCAAATAGGCAGAGCATAGAGACAGGGCtctatctgccccctccccaaGTCTGATGCACAATTATAAAGAACACCCTCCTTATGCTTACTGGGGCATGTTTAAGCTAAGAATGGACACCCCAGGTAAGAAAGATACACAAGAAGCATCCCTTCTACCAGTATATCCCAGTCTTGTGAAGTTTAACACAGTGAGATTGAAGCCTGTTCCCAGAGCTGAGCAGCACTTACCATGGTGAGCGAAGACAGGGGCACTCAGGCTGGGACTGTGCACAGGAGAGCAAGTGGGGGATCAGCGGAGGTCTGAAAGAGAATGAGTTTGAAGAGTTTAGAGCCGCACCCAAGCCGGACGACAGCCAGCACCCTCCCTAATTTCTGCATTCCTGCCTCCTAGCTACTCGCACAGTAACTGCTTCCACGCTGACACAGTAACCACTGGCCTGTAAGGAAGCGTATCTGCCCCCTTATGCTGGGGTATCACCGGGGGCTGCTCCAGGATGGACCACATGTGAAGACAGGCATTTAATACAGCGATAGGAACCCCTCTGCCTCATCACACATCGTTTTATCGTTACCCGCTATTAAACACTCCGGCCACCTGCCTCTGGGGATTCCAACCTCCCTGATTGAGTCCCCTGTTGTTTTATTATAGCTGGGATATGTCGGCACCAGGTTTACCTGTCTGAGCACAGGTGCAATCTAAACAGAGCCATTGTAGCAGAACCTGCTAGCAGATCGGCCCCAGTCTACCTGTTTTGTTTCTGCAAACCCTAATCGGTCCTTGGTGTCgtcatagattcaggagccatatgcccatgcatgttttaatttcctcgctgtattagcctcttctgcttctgctgggaggcagttccacttatctaccaccctctcagtaaagtaaaacgtatCTCCTATACCTGAGCAGGGTGTGAGTCTGCATTAAGGGAGAATGGGCTGAGTTGGCAAGTTACATTTGAGAAACCGGTTACTGTGTAACTGTTCTACGTGAAAGCTGTCTGTTACAGCctaataaatgttgttttttgcaGTAATCCACGGTTGGCCTTTGTTCTAGCACAGTCGCTAGACTTGTTCTAGGCTGCACAAGCCTACAAAATAAATTGCGCAGCTCAGCGCCGGGGGCCAAACACACCTAGTCCAGGACTACAATGTCTTCCTTCACTCTAAGGCTGGAAAGCTGGCTGTAGGAGATGAAGCGCCGGCAAAAACACCCTAATGTGATCCGAATATACAGGAGTCAGAGAAAGGTGTGAAATTAGTCCCTCCATCCACTTGTATAAAAATGGTCACCCTCAAGTGGTCTTGGGAACATATAGACTTCCGGAGGACTCAAATCCAGAAGGATGCCAATGCAGACTCTCCCACAATGCAGGCATTTAATAGTCTTCCAGAAGAGGGTATTTAATAGGCTATTTTCTTGGTATTAGATTTGTTCAGTTATAATTATAGGAGGGCGCGCAGGGTTGACAGTGAATATTTCATTTGCTTGAGTCCAGGATTGGCAAAGTGTCGCATTTGCCCCCTCGCCCTACTCAGTTACTTAATTACCTGTTCAGGTGGCTCAGTACATTTGCAGGGTCCACAGAGACCCACGTGGCCGGTTGTAGACTGTGGGCTGTCACCCATGCTGGGCGTGAAAGGAATACCTGTTGCCTAGGTGTTCTCCATGACTGAAAGTGAATAAAAGCTCTATTCTTATAACGTGAATAGTCTCCCCGGGCTGCATTCCTCGGCTGGTGATCTACAAGCCCAAACTTGatctgtatttttgtaaaatgataTTGGAACAAAAGGGGGCGCTACAGGAATAAACATACCCAATCTCCACAAGTTGAGTGTGAAACAGGAGGAAACGTGAAATTTTCTTTGGTAAAAATGGGGGGCTGTCTCCTGATCAACATAGTTTTTCAGCTGAAAGGCAGCacactgtgttactgtgtaAAGCTCGGTAAAACATTTGGTTGTATAAATGGATACACTAGTCCCTGTTTATTCCTTTCCTCACCTCTGCCTTTTATAGGCTGTTAACATGTGATGCCCGAAGGGGCTTGTTCTCAGGGGTAAATGCCCCTTTGTTATAAGACCTGTGCAATGTGAATACATGTGTCAGTACACGGAAACCAGGTGCTAGATTCAACAAGCCTTCTTAAATCTAAGTCACAAATTCAAAACATGGCCTCCAACTGCTCAAATGCATGTATGAGCTTAGCGTGTGGATCTCATAATTGCAGCCTGAACGTCTAAATCACCACGTGCCTTATAAGAGCAAAGGAAAAGTTATCATTGATGCTACCGTGGTTTtttccacagcagaagctcattgcagCCAGCAGTGTGAGTACTGTGTTTTCTGTCGTTCTTTTCCTGTCATTTTACCCCGCTGTTAAacgaatatatttatttttactttttctaaatattaaatatacatcaaGTAATATAGTTATAGTCCCAATAAtagcataattacattttatctgaCAAAAATTGCGATACAATCTCAAATATGTTTGGAGGATAAGCTGTTCGCATTGAGGTCACTGTGAATGTGGTAATAAATACCTTTCTATTTCACTTCTATTTCATCATATAATGTAACATAGGAGTAACATTGTTGCAGTTTTATGCTGCAGTCCATATGTTGCCTAAATTCTTAGTGGTAAACTGAGTTTTTGTTCTCTACGCATGGCGTTTAGTTCAGTTCTGCAGTCCTTAGAGGAAGATTTTTATGGTGTGGGATGGGCAAAAATGTGTGttcattttgtatttcatttttaaaagggTCAGATCTAATGAATGGACAGCTTTAGTCTGGAGTCCATGCGTTTTCCGTACCAAGTATCTAGCTGCTATCTCCGGTGGGGAGAATGTGTATATTCAGACCAGGAATAACTAAAAATATTGGCTATACAcagttaatattaatttatcacCTATTATTTGTGTGCATTCCTTTTAGAATCTAGTCAGAAGaaaaacactgaacaaatgcaGTCatccagaatattttttttattgctttctaGTAAGTGCTACATAGGGTAGGTGCTGCCCAGGAATACAGCCCTGGGGCAGGAGAAGGAAGAGGTGAAGAGTTGAGGTATTTTTGGAGAGAGAAAAATGAGGGTACAATAATTTGTTCTATGAGGTATGTCGCTGCCGTGTATCATCCTAGAAGGCCTCCTCATTTTATTGATATTGGTGGGGAATCCATTTTCCAGGCCAAGTATTCCATCCACAAGAATAAGCTGGTAGTGTAACAGGAACTGGTGGCTGGGTGGGGAACTGAGCTGGTGCCTGGGTGGGGACCTGAGCTGGTGCCTGGGTGGGGAACTGAGCTGGTGCCTGGATGGGGAACTGAGCGGGTGCCTGGGTTGGGACCTGAGCTGGTGCCTGGGTTGGGACCTGAGCTGGTGCCTGGGTTGGGACCTGAGCAGATGCCTGGGTTGGGACCTGAGCTAGTGGCTGGGTTGGGACCTGAGTTGGTGCCTGGGTTGGGACCTGAGCTTGTGCGTGGGTTGGGACCTGAGCTTGTGCCTGGGTTGGGACCTGAGCTTGTGCCTGGGTTGGGACCTGAACTGGGGCCTGAGGTTGAACCTGAACTGGCGCCTGGGGTAGAACCTGAACTGGTTCCTGGTGTGGAACCTGAACCTGTGTTTGGTATGGGAGCTGAGCTGGTGGCTGGGGTAGAATTTGAACTGGTGCCTGAGCTGGTGCCTGAGATGGAACCTGAGTTGGTTCCTGGGATGGAACCTGAACTGGTGTTTGGTATGGAACCTGAACTGCTACCTGGGTTGGGACCTGAGCTTGTGGCTGGGTTGGGAACTGAGCTGGTGCCTGGGTTGGGAACTGAGCTGGTGCCTGGGTTGGGA encodes the following:
- the S100A10 gene encoding protein S100-A10; translated protein: MVVPSELEQSMETLMFTFHKYAGDKNYMTKDDLHKLMEKEFGDFLKNQNDPLAVDKIMKDLDQCRDGRVNFHSYFSLIAGLTIACNDYYTRHMKRK
- the LOC128505288 gene encoding uncharacterized protein LOC128505288 produces the protein MAEMRKSPPTEMERSMEKIITIFQRYAGKQGSQGAMDYTEFESFMKTELRSFTDNQKDPNIVQKMMNSVDGGVDGKQDKQLDFQEFLNLIGGMMVACHDALSKTPAFKKQPTPLIPPTEMETAMESIIRVFQHYAGKKGDKNQMNYTEFEAFMKTELKSFTDNQKDPNIVRKLMESVDGGVDGKQDKELNFQEFMNLIGGMMVACHEALLKHLKRV